A stretch of Desulfobacter hydrogenophilus DNA encodes these proteins:
- the mpl gene encoding UDP-N-acetylmuramate:L-alanyl-gamma-D-glutamyl-meso-diaminopimelate ligase, giving the protein MADSIKRIHLVAACGTGMGTLACILKEMGYIVTGSDRNVYPPMSDFLEDNGITLFSGFSPTNISDDPNRAPDLVIIGNAVTRDNPEAVAVMERGLDYMSMPQAVNRFIANDKKIILVTGTHGKTTTSAIMAHLLETAGLCPSFMIGGILKDYNSSFKIGDGEYMVIEGDEYDTAFFDKGPKFMHYDPFITIMTGIEFDHADIFDDLDHICRTFDALVSKIKDQSRIIACKENGNLMQVLKQADVVDLQTYGSNAIWQVHDHRLSSESDPGTGRLHTLARITGPGTDINIQTDLPGRHNLLNATACIATARSLGIKAADIVRGLSTFSGVKRRQEIRGQVAGITVMDDFAHHPTAVKETIAAVKPFYPQGRLVAVFEPRTNTSMRNIFQETYPACFDLADITCICSPGVKKNIPEKERFSPERLTEDICKRGRSAHHFRDPGQVIDFLALELRPNDVVLVMSNGGFENIHQRILERLG; this is encoded by the coding sequence ATGGCTGACTCGATTAAGCGGATTCATCTGGTCGCAGCCTGTGGTACCGGCATGGGCACGTTGGCCTGTATTCTTAAAGAAATGGGTTATATTGTCACTGGATCAGACCGGAATGTCTATCCGCCCATGAGCGATTTTCTTGAAGATAACGGGATTACGCTATTTTCCGGATTCTCTCCAACCAATATCAGTGACGATCCAAACCGGGCTCCGGACCTTGTGATTATCGGCAATGCCGTGACACGGGATAACCCGGAAGCGGTTGCCGTAATGGAAAGGGGGCTTGACTATATGTCCATGCCCCAGGCTGTGAACCGTTTCATTGCCAATGACAAGAAGATTATTCTTGTTACCGGTACCCACGGTAAAACAACCACCTCTGCCATCATGGCCCATTTGTTGGAAACAGCAGGGCTTTGCCCCTCATTTATGATCGGAGGGATTTTAAAGGATTATAACTCCTCATTTAAAATAGGTGACGGAGAATACATGGTGATAGAGGGGGATGAGTATGATACGGCTTTCTTTGATAAGGGGCCAAAATTCATGCATTATGATCCTTTTATAACCATTATGACGGGTATTGAATTTGACCATGCAGATATTTTTGACGACCTGGATCATATTTGCCGGACTTTTGATGCCCTGGTTTCAAAGATCAAAGATCAGAGCCGTATTATTGCCTGCAAGGAAAACGGTAATCTGATGCAGGTACTCAAACAGGCGGATGTTGTAGACCTTCAGACTTACGGCAGCAACGCCATATGGCAGGTGCATGATCATCGTCTGAGCAGTGAGTCGGATCCCGGCACGGGGCGTTTGCACACCCTTGCCCGCATCACAGGACCTGGTACGGATATTAATATACAAACGGATCTGCCTGGACGGCACAATCTTCTCAATGCAACGGCCTGTATTGCCACAGCCCGCAGTCTGGGGATTAAGGCGGCTGATATTGTCCGTGGGCTTTCAACCTTTAGCGGTGTTAAAAGACGTCAGGAAATAAGGGGGCAGGTTGCCGGTATCACGGTGATGGATGATTTTGCCCATCATCCGACAGCTGTTAAGGAGACCATTGCCGCAGTCAAACCGTTTTATCCCCAGGGTCGTCTGGTCGCCGTGTTTGAGCCAAGAACCAATACCAGCATGAGAAATATTTTTCAAGAGACCTATCCTGCATGTTTTGATCTGGCAGATATTACGTGTATCTGCTCTCCCGGGGTTAAAAAGAATATTCCTGAAAAAGAGCGGTTTTCACCTGAACGTCTGACCGAAGATATCTGTAAAAGGGGCAGGTCTGCCCACCATTTCCGTGACCCTGGCCAGGTGATTGACTTTCTTGCCTTGGAACTTAGACCCAACGATGTTGTTCTCGTCATGTCCAATGGCGGGTTTGAAAATATTCATCAGCGGATTTTGGAGCGGTTGGGGTGA
- the hemL gene encoding glutamate-1-semialdehyde 2,1-aminomutase, whose translation MERTKSAALFSSARNLIPGGVNSPVRACGSVGGEPIFIEKGDGARIFDADGNAYIDYVLSWGPLILGHRPTPVIDALKKVLDSGTSFGAPTARENELAQLVVDSVASVDMIRMVNSGTEATMSAIRLARGVTGRDLIVKFDGCYHGHADTLLVAAGSGVATLNIPGSPGVPADVIRNTLSLPYNDIEGFERLMAEKGKEIACVIVEPVAGNMGMVAPDPLFLKAVRRETATHGTLLIFDEVMTGFRVGGRACAQGYFDIDPDLTCFGKVIGGGLPVGAYGGKREIMAQIAPGGSIYQAGTLSGNPLAMAAGVATLKELENDQLYADMNRRADMLINGLQAAADDAGIPFSAGHFGSMAGFFFTGKKVRNFNDAKTCDLDRFAKFYRGMLAKGIYFAPSQFEACFISAAHTDEDIEITLDAARQVMAEI comes from the coding sequence ATGGAACGTACTAAATCAGCCGCTTTATTTTCATCGGCCAGAAATTTGATACCGGGCGGGGTTAATTCTCCGGTAAGGGCCTGCGGTTCGGTGGGCGGAGAACCCATTTTCATTGAAAAAGGAGACGGCGCCAGGATTTTTGATGCTGACGGCAACGCTTATATCGATTATGTCCTGTCCTGGGGGCCGCTAATTCTTGGTCACCGCCCAACGCCTGTGATCGACGCTTTGAAAAAAGTATTGGATTCAGGCACAAGTTTTGGTGCGCCGACAGCACGTGAAAATGAACTGGCCCAGCTTGTTGTGGATTCAGTGGCGTCCGTGGATATGATCAGAATGGTTAACTCCGGCACCGAAGCAACCATGAGTGCCATCCGTCTGGCAAGGGGCGTGACGGGCCGGGACCTTATTGTCAAGTTTGACGGATGTTACCATGGTCATGCAGATACCCTGCTTGTGGCTGCGGGGTCCGGTGTTGCCACCCTAAACATCCCGGGAAGCCCGGGGGTCCCTGCTGATGTGATCCGCAATACATTATCTTTGCCATACAACGACATTGAAGGTTTTGAGCGGCTTATGGCTGAAAAAGGCAAGGAGATCGCCTGTGTGATTGTTGAGCCTGTGGCAGGCAATATGGGCATGGTAGCTCCTGATCCGCTGTTTTTAAAGGCAGTCCGCCGGGAGACTGCAACCCATGGAACCCTGCTGATTTTTGATGAAGTCATGACCGGATTCCGGGTTGGGGGAAGGGCGTGCGCCCAGGGTTATTTTGATATTGATCCGGATTTGACTTGTTTTGGTAAAGTTATCGGTGGCGGACTGCCCGTGGGTGCATATGGCGGAAAACGTGAAATAATGGCGCAGATTGCCCCTGGAGGATCTATTTACCAGGCCGGGACTTTGTCAGGCAATCCCCTGGCCATGGCCGCAGGGGTCGCTACTTTAAAAGAGTTAGAAAATGATCAGCTTTACGCTGACATGAACCGGCGGGCAGATATGCTGATCAACGGTCTCCAGGCCGCCGCCGATGACGCAGGGATTCCTTTTTCTGCCGGGCATTTCGGCTCTATGGCCGGGTTCTTTTTTACCGGTAAAAAGGTGCGCAATTTCAATGATGCCAAAACCTGTGATCTGGACCGGTTTGCAAAATTTTACCGGGGCATGCTGGCCAAAGGTATCTATTTTGCGCCATCGCAGTTTGAGGCTTGTTTTATCTCTGCTGCTCACACGGACGAAGATATCGAAATCACCCTGGACGCCGCACGGCAGGTCATGGCAGAGATTTAA
- the tadA gene encoding tRNA adenosine(34) deaminase TadA, translating into MDDEYYMMLALDEAKKAQKHDEVPVGAIVVDPTGTVIGQGYNCPISENDPTSHAEIKAIRSACRFMNNYRLPKTTLYVTIEPCIMCMGAIIHARIQRIVFGALDPKWGAAVSLYQMGSDLRLNHHPEIIQGICEKQTRRIIKSFFESKRRNRDKHSCCGNPVG; encoded by the coding sequence ATGGACGATGAATATTACATGATGCTTGCCTTGGATGAGGCAAAAAAAGCCCAAAAACATGACGAGGTACCCGTTGGGGCCATTGTGGTGGACCCGACCGGTACGGTAATCGGACAGGGATATAACTGTCCGATATCTGAAAACGACCCCACAAGCCATGCTGAAATCAAGGCCATTCGTTCGGCCTGCAGGTTCATGAATAACTATCGCCTGCCCAAGACAACACTTTATGTAACCATAGAACCATGCATCATGTGCATGGGGGCAATAATCCATGCCAGAATCCAGCGGATCGTCTTTGGTGCGCTGGATCCCAAATGGGGGGCTGCGGTCTCCCTTTATCAAATGGGGTCGGATTTACGATTAAACCATCACCCTGAAATTATTCAGGGAATATGTGAAAAACAGACAAGACGGATTATTAAAAGCTTTTTTGAGTCTAAAAGGAGAAACCGTGACAAACACAGTTGTTGTGGGAACCCAGTGGGGTGA